GGATGCAGAtacctgaaagaaaaacaaacattaatcAAGaacgtataataaaagaaaagcaaattgATTAAGTCCACTCACATCGTCTGGTTAGTAACGCAAATTTCATGAATAATTGTGCGGATCTGGGGCTGGCCGCCAAGTTCCACTGCATcggtgtcctttttttttcgtaaaatttctattagtatcaatttttttgtatttctaacAATGCAACATACCATGGTGTAGTCGACGTCGACTTCTTTGCGACCCTCAAGAGCAGGGGTCCAGGCCTGAATTCCACCAATTCCACCACCGGAAGCCAAACGCTTTTCTAATTCTTCGTCTAGTTTAGTGACCCATTGTTGCAAATTCGAATACTGACGAAGACTCAGGTCATCTTCTGGATCTTGGACAAGATGTCAGCAAACGTGTTGGCAGAATAAGCGCAAGTCTCCAGCGAGCGAACATCGACATCAATTTGCTCTTCGATAGCCAACAAGTCATCAACTTTCtcatgaaaatggaaaaggcATTCCGCGAGACTTTGAACGTATGAGTCCAACTTGTACGATTGCAACACTAAACCGACTCcctaatcagaaaaaaaacgtgaatttTTGAGTAAAAATcgaagaaaatttattattacctcaGCAATTAACTGTTGGGCTTCACAATGCATTCCGGCCGCCAAAAGGCTGgcgttgtatttttcttccatctataaatatttcgaattcatATTAGTTAGTAATGGACACAACACAGAAGGGCTCCTATTAGTCTTGTTAAAAAAGCAAAgtagttttcttttaatcatttaaaaaatcgcaATAATGAGATAAGCACAGACATTTGTTTAAGCATGCGCAGTTAGCCCAGCCAGGGACAGTTAACCCGGTTTCTTTTGGTAAAATGTGAAGCGGACGTGCGTGACTCTTATTACTAAAATCAATTATAGCTGTCAGGCTGGTTTTAAAACGGTAAGTAGAGAAAAGCCGTGATactatagaaagaaaaaaaaataagggaaacaACGGCACTAAAGAGTAAAGGCCAACCTTTGAAGGGGCTGAAGCTGTCCAATAGCCAGCTATGCCGTTGACATAGCAACAGCCTAATGATGAGggaggaagagaaaagagatgaaaTATTTGAGTGTAAAAAATAGTGGGCTTTCAAACCCCCTAAATAAGactgtttttttatgtttttttattgtttctcaAATTCATCTCTTGTCAAGTAGATAGAAAATCAAGTCTCAGTATAGAAGGTGgtcattttctctttaattgaTGATTAGGTCCCTCAATGGTCAATTTATGGTCTCACATGGTCGTACACGAGGGCATTTAAAGAATAAGGGGGAAAGTTAGAAGTGGCAGATCTTCAACTCACGtagaagaaaagcaaaaatttgGAGATGAAGTAAACAGTTTGCATCATCACCCCCAGCGAACGTGGTGGAGCATATCCTCTACAGACTACGTCTACGATTATACAAATATTGTAAAAAAAGATCCAACTTGCTTCCTGTCAACTCAGATTACAAGCACTACCAGCAAAGCTGCGTGTCCATAGCATAGCCTGCAGACGACTACTGATCCACCAGTTGTAGACCGCGAGCTCCTCCCACGACCCGAGCAAACCAATAAAAAGAGATTGGACAAAACGAAACTTACATTACGGTAATTTCTCTAAGATTAAGTGCAAGCCTCTAAATTGCTAAGAACGATGGTGTGTTGCGCTGACTTTATTGCTATCGCCACTGGAACTAGTGAGTTAATCAGCAGTTCCACCGCTATTTGGTGGACCATGACGAAAGCATGTGCAAGTGCTTGATTATTGTTAAGCCATTCAGAAAATTTCTGAAAAGATGCCGGGCATTACATTACGAGAAAACAGAAACTGAGGCCTTATTTAAGGAAAGTGATGTAGGTGATGGAGGTGATGGAAGCTATGTGTATAGTAGACAGGCGCGAAGAAAaagcaatttatttttgaattgtcGTTTGTATATTGAAAATCGGTAACATGTTATCACAGGGAATTAATTTTGAGCAACGTTGAATACGTGCAAGGTCAAACAGTTTAACCAGAACATCTAACCGAAAATCTTCAATATATCATACTGGGGAATGGGGATTCATAAACTACCTGGCAAAATTGCAGAAAATGCAGCCTCAATGAATAACCAAGAGGAATAGGGAACGCTTAGGTACGACGGGGGAATAAATAGTTGTCGGATTTATACAGTGATGCTTTAGAAAATCAATCCAAAAAagagttttaacaagagaatttTGCTATCAGTCTACCTCGAGTAATGCAAACGTCAACCCCCTCCTTCCCTCGACTTAATGTTTGCTCAGCGACAATTTCCCATTACTATCTAAACGAGCCGTCTGAGTATGAAACTtcacttgaagtgatttacCGTTGAAATGGACGCTCTGGTTGAATCGATACTGGCAGCTTTTGACGTAGATATGACCATCTTGCTCGCCGACGTGTTTGAGGGTTGAAGTTAGCTGATGTGTTTCCAAATCGAGATTCAGTTTCAGACTCTTTAACTCGCTTGTTGCAGAATAGAATCTCAGGCCGTTTCGCTCGATGCTGCAAAATTATTAGAAAGAGACACGTCATCGATAAAGAGCCATATAACTTATACGATTATGTATTCGAAAATTTACCAGATGTTTTCTTCAGACTTGGAATTCCACAGTTCTTTGGATGGCATGTGATGGAAGAACGACGAAGCACAGCCGCAAGGTCTCTGCATGATTACTTGATGCCGATCAATCTTTTCCCACTTATGATCTCTCTCTGAGATCAGTTCCTCGAATGACTTGAAGGATTCCCAACAAGTACGGACGCCAGCTTCGTCAATCACATATGCGACTCCACGTTGATTGCTCGAGAATTTGATTGAGTAGGGCGTAAATTTTACAtaacttgaaaagaaaaatgacttcAAATTATTAAGAAACAGTAAATTATACTTAATACCAATTTACCAAGCCTTTCCAGAGTGAAGAGTGAAACATCCGAACAATCCTCGTTTGTTCTTTAGCACATGTCCCAAAGGATGCGAGAATCCCCAATTCGACAAGTTGTTGTCAGCAAATGCAGAGATTTCCGAAAgcttattttcaataaaaaatgagcCGTTTTCTGCGGTGTACATCATGAAATCTTCAGGCATAGAGTCATTTTCGGCATTCAGAGGGAAACCTTGaaaatcatcttcttcttgaatgCCAACTGGAAGAAATGGTGTAACAGGAAAATATGGACGAAGATCATAGCTTTCAGCAGGTTGGTTGAAGGTCAAACTTTCAGGGTAGATTTCATAGCATGTTTCAGGGATTTGTGGTACTGGCCAATGTTGGTGTTCGTAAAGGTGTGTTGTCTGGGGATGAAATGGCAAGCTCTTCATGCAGTAGCTGTTTGACGGTGCCAAGTTTACATGCACACACATTGCAGTATCTTGCTGAAACAAAGCCATGTGAGGAGACTGCATGACATACACGGTATTTGGATTGTAGTTCACAGGGCTCATGGCAAGGGTGTCttcttctaattcaaataggaaattttgaagtggttcATGTTGGATACAATCAGGAACACACGGATGTTCAAGGTTTTCCTCATTGGCATCTGGAATATAATCTGCCGTAAAACAAAAGTGAACAGAACATTAGACAGCATGCAGACAAGAAATCACTCAATCTGTATAAACTgactaataaatttaaagagcTTTTCAACTTAAAAACTTTCCTTTCTGTTTTCATTAATTGTCACTAATGTGTAATACATGGTAATACACATTAAGCAATGAAGAATAAGGTTAAATCTCAAGATAGAAATTGTGCTTATAAAAACACTGTTTGAACACTTATTAATACAGATTAAAGAAATGAATGTCTGAACAAACCTGAGGAATAATATTCAgaaggataaatttcatttacttgctGGTCACTTTCATTTTGCGCCTCTAGTTCACGCAAATATTTAcccaaacaaaacgaaaattcatCCACCCAAACATCGATGGGATTAGAGTTGGCATCAAGAATACGGACTAGTCTAGGAGAAGCAATGGCTAACGACATGGTAGAATTAACGACCGAAACcgcaaattaaattgataacaaaaacaatacaattatcaACGACGACCTAAGACAACCTTCCTCACGTGTGTCTCGAGGCCGAATCAAATTTCTTTGTCCTACGGTTTCCTTCCTACGACCTTGATATTTCGAGGGGCCCTCTGATTGGCTGTTGAACCGGATGTGAAATTTCTTGATTGCCAAACAGTTGAGATTTGATAATCGGGCATTATAAGAATTACCTAAAAATATTGATGGCTTATTTCAACACTTTGTTattgcatttaattttttaattctagcTATTTAACTTTTACACTTAGCAGTCTTCTTAGCTTTACTTCCTCTCTAGTCCCTCATTTTGTggcaatagaaaacaaaacttcaaAGAACCGTACCAGTGAGGAAATGGCCGAATCATTGttgacaaaaatatcaaaaccaCCTAATGTTTTAACAGCAGTTTCAACAGCTGTTTGGATCTCGAATTCATCCCTGACATCCACAATGCATGGGAGGCATTTTCCTCCAGCAGCCTCAACTAAAGAAATGTAAATGCATGAAACAGCTATTGATTATCCGATTATGTCATGGAAATGTAATTTACATACGCTCTTTAGCTGCCGTGTAGATGGTGCCTGGCAATTTTGGATGTGGCTCAGCAGTTTTGGCGGCAATCACAACATTACCTCCATCTTTAGCTGCTTTCAATGCAATTGCTTTTCTAATACCCCTGCTGGCTCCAGAAAATGGTGCGGCCGGTGAGTTTCCTTTCAGACGACATCATAAATTAGGTGACtgacaaaaaatgaattttaaaagcgCAATATTCACCCAGTGTTGAGCATTTTGAGTTTCGTATCAGAATTCAGAAGAATGACAAACAGAAACTAAAGGTTCACTGATTACAAGATATCGAAGATTTCCTgtcgaatttcaatttcaaaattgcatTCTAGATTATTTcgtatgaaaattgaaaaacacaacacacaacgcCATCTATCAGTTCAAAACAAACTACTATTCGTATtcgtaaataaaataaccgaAAGACTTCTccttcacacaaaaaaagaatttcttattcttttaaaaaaatgtttgaataaaaatttaattccactTAAAATGCTTCTCAAAATACTACCAACTTTCCACATTTAATTTCCCAAgacttaaaaaagaatttttttaagtttaatgaataatgatgtttttttaatgtttaaacTTTAAAGATGCCGtgactaaaaataatattttttgtccACTTCCGCATTGTTtccggaaagaagaagattgggaATCTATATATAAGTGACGTACTGAAGCTACCGAGAtgtataatttgaattttgaaaggcACTTCATGGATCgaagaatagttttttttctctctgtgcgAGAACCATTTCCATCGTGCCCATAAATAATTCATAAACTCCCTACCTCACcgtaaaacagaattttcgaGGAAAAATTTTAGTAAACAAAGCAGCAAGGAATAAATGGGTGGAAGAGAAgagggattttttttctttctttttttcttttgttttcagcgGACTGTAATTTAACTAATTTTGGTAGCCACTGATTGTTCGTCAGTCTATAAACTGCCATCTCGGAAATGCCTTGGTAGTGTACAAAAGCTGCGGCTATCACCAAAACGTGAAATATTTTATGGCTTTGAAACTGCAATGAAAACCAATTAGAAAGTGGTAGCAAAATGAGGAAATTGGAAGGtggaaatttaataaaaaatgaacgtACCCAGATATCACATTTTCCAGGGAAGTAACATTCTGGTATACAGGACAGGAGGGCTCCCAGAATGTAAGTGCTGCCATTAGAATCAGCCATCCGAGAGAGGCGTAAGAGACGACGTTTACCCAGCCTTCCATAACATGCGTAATGAACGGCCGGAATGGCACCACTCAAGCCAAAAGCGATGAAAATCCctgttgcaaaaaaaaaatcatcgtaAAATATCgatcaaacaaatgaaacatgCGAAAAATGGGCAGTACCTGCTCTGAAGGGTCGGTATTTAGGTTCGCCAAATTTATCCACCATGGAAGTTGTAATGGCACCAGCCGAGACCCGAAATATGGTGGCCACAGTTAGGTGACTTTGAGCTGATATTGGCAGTAGGCATCAGGCAGTGGTGTGGTAGAGCTCAGGATGAGGAAAGGTATTCTGACGTAATAATCCAactttgaaaagagtttgcccACACATTCAGAATGGCAATGCAGAGTGTGATAAGTGCAAGACAATCCCAAACACAGGATGGCTCAGGCGAAGAAAGTAGCAAAAACCAATCGTTCTTCCGTTTGCGGCCGTTTGCAGTTC
The sequence above is drawn from the Daphnia pulicaria isolate SC F1-1A chromosome 1, SC_F0-13Bv2, whole genome shotgun sequence genome and encodes:
- the LOC124343760 gene encoding adiponectin receptor protein-like, with product MVDKFGEPKYRPFRAGIFIAFGLSGAIPAVHYACYGRLGKRRLLRLSRMADSNGSTYILGALLSCIPECYFPGKCDIWFQSHKIFHVLVIAAAFVHYQGISEMAVYRLTNNQWLPKLVKLQSAENKRKKERKKIPLLFHPFIPCCFVY
- the LOC124343277 gene encoding uncharacterized protein LOC124343277 — translated: MSLAIASPRLVRILDANSNPIDVWVDEFSFCLGKYLRELEAQNESDQQVNEIYPSEYYSSDYIPDANEENLEHPCVPDCIQHEPLQNFLFELEEDTLAMSPVNYNPNTVYVMQSPHMALFQQDTAMCVHVNLAPSNSYCMKSLPFHPQTTHLYEHQHWPVPQIPETCYEIYPESLTFNQPAESYDLRPYFPVTPFLPVGIQEEDDFQGFPLNAENDSMPEDFMMYTAENGSFFIENKLSEISAFADNNLSNWGFSHPLGHVLKNKRGLFGCFTLHSGKACYVKFTPYSIKFSSNQRGVAYVIDEAGVRTCWESFKSFEELISERDHKWEKIDRHQVIMQRPCGCASSFFHHMPSKELWNSKSEENICIERNGLRFYSATSELKSLKLNLDLETHQLTSTLKHVGEQDGHIYVKSCQYRFNQSVHFNGKSLQVKFHTQTARLDSNGKLSLSKH